Below is a window of Stappia sp. DNA.
ACTCGACGATCCGGCGAACGAGACGCCCAAGCCGGGCGATCCGGCCTTCGAGACTTGCACCTACCGGCTCGTCGCCCGCCCCCAGGCCTCGCTCGAGGCGGCGGCGGAGATCGCGCGGGAGCGCGGCTACGAACCGATCCTGCTCGGCGACAGCCTGGAAGGCGAGGCCCGGGAGGTGGCCGCCGACCACGCGGCGCAGGCCGTCGCGCTGGCCCGCGCCGGCCGGCGCGCGGTGCTTCTCTCGGGCGGAGAACTGACCGTGACCCTCACCGGCGACGGGCGCGGCGGCCCCAACCAGGAATACGCCCTGGCCCTCGCGCTTGCGCTCGACGGAGAGCGGGGCATCGCGGGGCTTGCCGGCGACACCGACGGAACAGATGGCGGCACGGGGGCCGCCGACGATCCGGCCGGCGCGCTTGTCGACGCGACGACCCTTAGCCGGGGCCGGGCGCAGGGTCATGATGCCGCCGTATTTTTAGCGAGAAACGACAGTACGGGGTTTTTCGAAGGCGTCGGGGATCTGCTTCGAACCGGCCCGACCTACACCAACGTCAACGACTTCAGGGCTGTCATCATTGACAAGCCGGAAGACGTGTAGCCATAAGGTGCGGCGCAGGGGCGTGGCACGAGTGATCGCATGAAGATGAAAGCCGCAAGGCAGGGGCGCACTTTGGCGACTGCATCGCTACGACGTGCCGGGGTGCTTCTCGCCCTGGCGATTGTGCCCTCGGTGGGCTTTTCCATTCTTTCCGCCTCGCCGGCGCAGGCCGAACTCCGCTTGTGCAACAAGACCGAAAGTCAGGTCGGCGTTGCCATCGGCTATCGCGACAGCGACGAATGGGTGACCGAGGGCTGGTGGAACCTGCCCGCGAGTTCCTGCGAGACGCTGGTCACCGGCGATCTGGTGTCGCGCTACTATTACATTTATGCGGTCGACTACGACCAGTTCGGGGAATGGGGCGGTCGCGCCTTCATGTGCACCCGCGAAAAGGAATTCACGATCCGGGGCATCGAGGACTGCGTCGCACGCGGCTTCGAGCGCACCGGCTTCTTCGAGATCGACACGGGCGAACAGAGCAGCTGGACGGTCCAGCTCACGGAACCGGTGCAAACAGGAACAGGTGGACGATGAAGCGAGACAGGCGGGTCAAGATACTGGCAACCTTGGGACCCTCCTCTTCCGACCCCTCCACCATCGAAAAGCTCTTCAACGCCGGCGCCGACGTCTTCCGCATCAACATGAGCCATGCGGACCATGCGCGTCTGAACACGCTCGTGTCGGCGATCCGGGACCTTGAGCTGAAGGTCGGGCGCCCGATCGGCATCCTCGCCGATCTGCAAGGACCGAAGCTGCGGGTCGGCACCTTCGAGGACGGCGCGGTCGAACTGGAGAACGGGGCAACCTTCACCCTCGACAGCGACGAGACGCCGGGCAACGCCCGGCGCGTGCACCTGCCGCATCGCGAGATCCTGGAAGCGCTGGAGCCCGGCCACCGGCTGCTGCTCGACGACGGCAAGATCCGCCTGCGCGTCGTCGCCTGCGACGCGACCCACGCCGAAACGCGGGTCGAGGTCGGCGGACGGCTGTCGAACCGCAAGGGCGTCAGCGTTCCCGACAGCGAGATCCCGGTCGGCGCCCTGACGCCCAAGGACCGCAAGGACCTCGACGCGGCTCTGGCCGCCAACGTCGACTGGATCGCCCTGTCCTTCATCCAGCGCCCGGACGATCTCGCCGAGGTGCGCAAGATCACCCGGGGCCGCGCCGGCATCCTGGCCAAGATCGAAAAACCGCAGGCCATCGAACGGCTCGGCGAGATCATCGACCTGTCGGATGCGCTGATGATCGCGCGCGGCGATCTCGGCGTCGAAATGCCGCTGGAGCGCGTGCCGGGCCTGCAGAAGCAGATCGTGCGCGCCTGCCGGCGGGCGGGCAAGCCGGTCGTCGTCGCGACCCAGATGCTGGAATCGATGATCCATTCCCCCGTGCCGACCCGCGCGGAGGTCTCCGACGTCGCAACCGCGGTGTTCGAGGGCGCGGACGCGGTCATGCTCTCCGCCGAATCGGCGGCCGGCGACTTTCCGGTCGAGGCGGTGGAAACCATGAACCGCATCGCCGGCGAGGTCGAACGCGACGCGAACCACCGGGCGATCATCCAGGCGCAGCGCCAGGAGCCGGAGCCCACCGGCGCCGACGCCATCGCCGCCGCCGCCCGCCAGATCGCCGAGACGCTGAACCTCGCCGCCGTGGTCTGCTACACCACATCGGGCGCGACCGGCCTGCGCGCGGCGCGCGAACGCCCCGCCGTGCCCGTGATCGTGATCTCGCCGGTGATCGCCACCGCACGCCGCCTCGCGCTCGCCTGGGGTCTTCACTGCGTGGTCAGCGACGACGCCCGCGACGAGAACGACATGGTCAACCGGGCCTGCCGGATTTCCTTCGAGGAGGAATTCGCGCGGCCGGGCCAGCGGATCATCACCACGGCGGGCGTTCCCTTCGGCACTCCGGGGGCGACCAACATGCTGCGGATCGCCTTCGTCGGCAGCGACGGGCGCGGCGGTATCTGAAACGCCCCCGCGCGGCGTCAACCGCCGCGCGCGCCCTGCGTCCCGGTTGCGGGCGCATCGTCGGATGTCGTGCTTCCGACCGCCTCCGGCCCCGGACGACGCGACCGCGTCGCCGCGATCACCGCCTCGATCTCCCGAACCACCCGCCCGGTGCGCGTGTGATGGGGCATGTGTCCCGCGCCCTCGAGATCCACGCGCCAGGCATTGGGCAGGTCCCGGACGAGACCGGCGGAGTGGATGTCGGGATAGACCACCGTATCCTTGTCGCCGGTGATGACCGCCGCCGGCTGGCGGATCTCGCCGTAGCGCGGCGCGGCCTTCGCCACTTCGGGCTTCAGACGGGCCACGTCGCGCGCATTGGCGAGAAAGCTGTCGGGCCGGAACAGCAGGGGCAACGCGATCCGCGTGTCGTAATTCTCCGGCGCGGCCTCGGGCAGGAACACGTTGGAGATCGCCGCCGGCGCGACCAGAGCGGCCACCGGCGGCGCCAGCGTATGCGTGAACAGCGGTCCGATCACCGGAAGCGCCGCCAGGTCGTAGTACCAGTTCACCCCGCCTGGCCAGGGATGGGTCGCCGGCGCCACGAACACCAGCCCGCGCACCAGGTCCGGCGCCTTCAGCCCCATCTGCGCGACCACCGATCCGCCCCAGGAATGCCCCACGGCAACCGCGTCGCGCAGGTCGAGCGCCCGCAGGAGACCGAGGATCAGATCCGCCTGTCGCGCGGGACTGTGCGCCTCTCCACCGCCGCGTTCGGAATAGCCGTGTCCCGGCCGGTCGACGAAGATCAGCCGGTGGCGCTGCGACAGGGCATCGAAGAACGCCATGCGCGGATCGCGCAGATTGCCGCTCGCACCGTGCACGAAGACGAGAACCGGATCGCCGGCCTGCCAGCCCGGCGGGATGTGATCGACGTAATGCAGACGCACGCCGTCGACCGCGCGCATTTCGCCGACCGGCGGAAATTGCGCCTCGGCCCGCGCGCGCAGCACCTGGGAGTAGGCCGCCAGCGCGGCGACAACGACGCCCGTGAAGGCCAGGAACAGGAGAACGACAGTCATGGGGCGGGAAATGGCGAACCTCTCCGGTGGGGTGATGCAGCGGGCCGCCGACGCACGGCCGGCCGCTCTTGCAACGCGGGGACTGCGGTCACTGCGGTCGCATGACGCGACCCGGCCCCGCCTGCAAACGTCAGGGGCAAGCGTCAGACACAAACGTCAGAGGCAAGCATCGGGACCGACGGACGCGCGTCCGGCTATCACGTGGGCGAGCCGGCCGACTCGGCGGCAAGCGTCTCGAGAGATTTACGCGCGTGCTCGCTCATTGGATGGATTTTCAGGATCTGATGGAACGTCGCGATGGCGTCCTCGTCGCGCCCGACCCGGCGCAGGATGATCGCGAGCCCGGACATCGCCCCCCAGTGTCGGGGCTCCAGCGCCAGCACCCGCTCGATGTCGACCAGCGCGCGCCCGAAGTCCTCTTTCAGGTAGAGGACCGTGGCGCGGCGGTTCCAGCCTTCGGGATAGTCCGGCGCAAGACGGGTGACCATGTCGAGAAGGTCGAGCGCAAGCCCCAGGTCCCGCGCCTGCATCGCCGTCCCGGCCCGCGTCATCAGCAGATCGACGGTGGCGCTGCCCGAGCGCATCCAGCGGCGCTGGATGTCGGCGACCACGGGCTTGGCCTCGGCCGGATCCTCGGCTGTGCGCAGCCGTTCGAACAGGGCATCGAGTTCGCTGGCCGCGTCGTCCTCGGGCGCGATCGCCGGGCGGGCGCCCTCTTGGCCATCGGCTTCGGGAAGCACGCTCTCGCCAAGATCGTCGAGCGCCGGCGGCCCCTCGTCCGGCGGCATGACGCCGGGCGGCCCGCCCTGGGCGAGGGCGGGAGCGGAGAGACACAGAAGGACAAACACGAAAAACGACCGCATACCGGTGAGTATGGCTCGCCGGTCGCGGTCGTCAATGGTCTGGCGGAAAAAGCAGGCGTTCGCGGGTGCCGCGCCGCCGACCCGAAGGCCGTGGTGCGCTGCGCGGCTTAGCCCTGGCGCGCCTTGAAGCGCGGCGCCTTCTTGTTGATGATGTAGACGCGGCCCTTGCGACGCACCATGCGGTTGTCGCGGTGACGGCCCATCAGCGCCTTCAGCGAATTCTTGATCTTCATCGTCTTCGTCTCCGTCGACGGACCCACGCTGTCGGCGGCGTCCTTTCGTTTTTCTGCGATGCCAGGCATCGCGGGCGTTTCTTTGCGACGCCAGGCGTCGCGGGCGTCATCTTTGCGATGCCAGGCGTCGCGGGCGTTTCTTTGCGATGCAAGGCACCGCGGGCATCGTCTTTGCGATGCCGGGCATCGCGGGCGTCAGTGTCGCGGCAACTGGGCCGCTGCGATTTTCGTGGCGGCGCCGAGGCGCCTTTGGGCCGTTCCTTCCGGCGCGCTCTGATCGGCCGCGCACGGAAGGAATGGTGGGCGTGACAGGGATTGAACCTGTGACCCCTACGATGTCAACGTAGTGCTCTCCCGCTGAGCTACACGCCCGAACCCTGACGATCCGATGTGGCCGGTATTGCCTGTCGGATCTGACGCGATCTCATGCTTCGGTTGCGCGCAACCATGGATCGCGGTGGAAGTCCGGTTCCGTTCCGGGTGGCCGGCGACGGTGGCAAGCGATATACCGAAGCTCGCAGGCCGGCGCAAGCCCTCTTCTGAAACTTTGTCGCCCGCCGCCACCGCGCGAGCCCGACAGTGGAAAACCGAGACGGGCCTGTCGCTTGATGCCCGCGCCTCGGCTGCCCGCGATCTCGCTTCCAAGCGCCTGGATCAGGCGGCCAGCATCCGCTCCACTTCGCTGACGAGATCCTTCAGGTGGAAGGGCTTGGACAGCACCTTGGCATCCTTCGGCGCCTGCGAATCCGGATTGAGCGCCACCGCCGCGAAGCCGGTGATGAACATCACCTTGAGATCCGGGTCGAGCTGGGTCGCGCGGCGCGCCAGTTCGATGCCGTCCATCTCCGGCATGACGATATCGGTCAGCAGCAGGGAAAACGGCTCTTCGCGCAGGCGTTCATAGGCGCTCTTGCCATTGTCGAAGGAGACGACGTCATAGCCCGCGTTCTGCAGGGCCTTAGCCAGGAAGCGGCGCATGTCGTTGTCGTCTTCCGCAAGTAGAATCCGTGTCATTCGTCTCGTCCGTCCCGCTCGCCACCCGATCTTGCCGTGCGGCTGGTCTGCCTGATCCGGGCGTCCCCGCCCTCAACACCCGATCTGGGCACCCGATCGGGGCGCCCGCTCAGGGCGCTGCGCCGGTCCCGTTTTGGCACATTGCCTCGCTGTTTATAAGGCCGGGCCGGCGTAAACATCCAGTGAAACCGCGCCGTGCCAGGACCCGCGTTCGTCTTTCCCACGGCGATTGTGGACATTAACCGCGATTCGGGGGCAGAGTGGCCTGCGTGAAACACAACAAACGGCATCTCGGCGGAGGGTGCGCATCATGCACGTGGTCAGCGGGTTCGAGGAGACGCAGGCGTTCGAGGTCCTGCGCCCGGCCGAGCAGCGCGTGCCTTTCGTGTTCAATTCGCCGCACTCCGGCCGGCACTATCCCGAGACGTTCCTCGCCGCCTCCCGCCTCGATCGCGGCGCGATCCGCCGCTCCGAGGACGCCTTTGTCGACGAATTGTTCTCCCACGTCGTGCCGACGGGATCGCCGCTGCTGCGCGCCTGCTTCCCGCGCGCCTATCTCGACGTCAACCGCGAGCCCTATGAACTCGACCCGAAGATGTTCGAGGATCGCTTGCCCTCCTATGCCAACAGCCGGTCGATCCGGGTCGCCGGCGGTCTCGGCACCATCGCCCGCGTCGTCGGCGAGGCCCAGGAGATCTATCGCGGCCGGCTGAGCGTGCGCGAGGCACTGGACCGCATCGAAACGATCTACAAGCCCTATCACCAGACCCTGCGCCGGCTGCTGGCCGAAACCCACGTCAGCTTCGGCTATGCGGTGCTGGTCGACTGTCACTCCATGCCCTCGGCCGTGCGCAGCAGCGACGGCGGCCCGCGCCCGGATTTCATTCTCGGAGATCGCTACGGCACCAGTTGCGCCGGCCCCCTGGTCGATGCGGCCGCCGAGGTGCTGCGCGGCATGGGCTATCGCGTCAGCCGCAACAAGCCCTATGCCGGCGGCTTCATCACCGAGCATTACGGCCGCCCGATCAAGGGCCTGCACGCGCTCCAGCTGGAGATCAACCGCGGGCTCTACATGGACGAAACGCGCACCGAACGTCATGCGGGCTTCGACGCCCTGCGCGAGGATCTGCGCCGCTTCGCCGAAACCCTCGTCTCCCTCCCCGACGCCGAGCTCTACCCGGACGCCCTCGCGGCCGAGTAAGGACAGGCCCGATACGACGCCCCCCGGCGCGGGCCCGAACCCGCGCACCGGATCGCCCCGGGCGGCAGGTCGGTCCGGGACCGGCGGCAGCGCCAGAAGCGCAGAAACCAGGAGCGCAGAAAAAAGGGCCGCACTCTTGCGAGGCGGCCCGAGTCTAGGGAGGAAACGCCCAAGGAGGGCGGTGCGACACGAAAGATCATGCCGCGATGCAAAAGATCGCATTGCACCGCACAAAAGTCAATAACAACCGATCTTCCGACGCGTCGATTTTTCACCCATTCGGCGATATCGCTCTGGAAAACAACGGCTTGAAGTCGCTCGTTCCGCTCGGTAAATCGCCCGAGGGCGCCGTCTGGCCGGCACATTCGCCTCGACGCCCTCCCCCCTTGCCGCCTAGAAGGAGGTCCGAGCCTCTGGTCCGCCTCCCGTCCGCCCGACCGCCCGCCCGACGTCCGTTTCGCGCCTCATGGGATTTCACGCATGTCCGACAACACCGATACCGCCGCGCTCCTGTCCTTCGCCGACCGTCTCGCCGATACCGCCGGCGCGGCGATCCTGCCGCATTTTCGCGCGGATCTGGATGTCGACAACAAGCTGGCCGACGGGTTCGATCCGGTCACTGTCGGCGATCGCGCCGGCGAGGCGGCGATGCGCGCGCTCATCGAGGCGGAAGCGCCCGACCACGGTATTCTCGGCGAGGAACACGGGCCGGCGCGGCTGGACGCCGAGCATGTCTGGGTGCTCGACCCCATCGACGGCACGCGCGCCTTCATCTGCGGCCTGCCGACCTGGGGCACGCTGATCGGGCTGCGGCGCAACGGGCGGCCCGTGCTCGGCGTCATGGATCAGCCCTTCGTGCGCGAGCGCTTCTACGGCGACGGGGCCCGCGCCTGGCGGACGTACGACGGCCGGGAGACGGCCCTGCGCACGCGCGCCTGCGACCGGCTCGAGGACGCGATTTTCTGCACCACCCATCCCCGCCTTTTCACCGGCGCGCAATGCCCGGTCTACGAGGAGATCGAGGCGACGGTGCGCACCGCGCGCTTCGGGACGGATTGCTACGGCTATTGCATGCTGGCGGCCGGTCACGTCGATCTGGTGATCGAGCCGGGCCTGCAGGCCTATGACATCGTCGCGCTGGTGCCGATCGTGGAAGGCGCCGGCGGCGTGGTCACCACCTGGACCGGCGGCGCGCCGGACGACGGCGGGGATATCATCGCCAGCGGCGACCCGCGCCTGCATGACGCGATGCTGACCCGTCTCGCCCGCATCGGCACCTGAGGCGCGGCATCCCGGCCCTGCACTTCGGGCCCTGCGTCGCGCGGCCTAGCCGACCGCGCGTCCGCGCGTGCGCGCGCCATCGTCGAGCGCGGAGTCGTCGACGAAGGCATCGAAGGCCGCCAGGAACTGATCGCGATAGAGGTCGTCCTCCATCATCAGCTCGTGCCGCGCGCCCGGAATCTCGAGATAGCGGGCCGACCGCGTCTGCCGCGCGAAGGCCTCCGCCGCGCGCGTCGACACGATCCGGTCCTGCCCCGCCGCCACGATCTGAACCGGCAGCGGCATCGTCGCGCCGAAGCGCGGATCGAACACCTGGCGCATGGCGCGGCAGGCGGCGGCCAGCCAGTCGACGGTGGGCGCGCCGATCTCGAGCCGGTCGCAGGCGGCCATCACCGTTTCGCTTCGCTGGAAGCGCAGCGGATCGGAGGTCAGCGGGTTGTTCTCGAAGGGCATGTGGACCTTGCCGGCCTGCCCCGGCACGAAGGCCGCGCCGAAGCCGATGGCCGACAGCGTGGCCGCGAGCGGGCAGACGAAGCGCTGCGGCAGGCCCACTTCGCCGAGGCCGAGCAGCGGCGCGGCGAGCACCGCGCGGTCGATCTGCGTACGCAGCCGGCGCGCGGCCAGAAGCAGCACCAGACAGCCGGTGGAATGTGCCAGCGCGGTATGCGGACCCGGCAGCTTGGCGAGGCTGATGCGTTGCAGCACGGTTTCCAGATCGACGACGAAATCGGCGAAGTCGTCGACATGGCCGCGCCGGCGATTGCGCAGCAGGCGGTCCGATCCGCCCTGCCCCCGCCAGTCGAAGGCGACGACGGCGAAACCGCGGGCACGCAGATCCACGATGGTCTCGAAGTATTTCTCGATGAACTCGGCCCGTCCCTGGAGCAGGGTCACCGTGCCGCGCAGGGGCCCTTGCGTCGGCATCCAGCGCGCGGTGCGCAGCCGCACCCGGTCGACGGTCTCGACCATGGCGGACACGCCGCCCTCCGGCACCGGATTGTCGGGATGGTCGAAGAGATCCATGGCGGGCCGGTCTACTCCGCTTGCCGATCCTGGGCTTGCCGATCCTGGCCCCATGCTCCAGGCGCAGTGTCGCGACGCTGTGGTGCGGTCACGGGCGTGACCCTCCATGGAAGACGCCGGGCTCCGACATCCTCCTTCAAACGCGCATCTTTTTCATACAGGAGCCGGACCGGACGCTCAACCGCGACGGCCCGGCTCTCACACAACCGAAGCGCCTCACCAGCGGCCCCAGACGCCGAAGCCGACGCCGTTGCCGCCCCAGTGGTGCCCCCACTGGCCGCCCCGGTGCGGGCGCTGCCAGGGCCCGCGCACCACGGTGCGGCCCACGATCTGGCCGGAGTAGGCGTCGACCACCAGGCGCAGCGGCGCTCCGCGCCGACCGTTCGCCCGCACGATGTAGACATCGCCGCGCGGACGGATGCGCTGGATATTGGTGAAACCGCGACGATGCAGCTTGCGCACGATGCGGCGCGGACCGAGACGCTGGCCGCGATGGCCGCGCCAGCGCTTGCCGGCCAGATGGACCTGACCGTCCTGGACGAGCGTGCCGGCGACCGCCGGCTTGGCGGCGGCCGGGGCCGCGCCCCCGGGGGCCGCAACCGCGACCGGCGCGGACATCAGGAGGGCAAGGGCGGCGGACAGGATCAGCTTGCGGGTTGTCATCTCGGGTCTCCTTCGCTTCGGCGCCGTGGCGCCCCTTCGATGACGCCACCTTGACCGCCGCGCCCTGAACGCCACCGGAAGGCCTCGTTCAGAAACCGTTCATGCGCTCCGCAATGGCGGATTTCCGCATTCTCCACCCTCTTGAATCCGCCTCCGACAGCGCCCACCTCTAGCCTCGCAGGCGCCAAAACGGGCCTGCAGGCGTGTTTCCCGACAGGCCGTTCCGGCCACGCGCGCTCCGGCCATCTTCGGCGGACGCCCGGCGGAAGCGGTAGGGAAACACACATCGCGTTGGCACCCACAACGATGGTGCTCCCAACGATGTTGCTCAAACATGAGGACAGACAGATGCGTCACATGGACTTCAGCCCGCTTTATCGCTCCACCGTCGGTTTCGACCGGCTCTTCTCGATGCTCGACGCCGCGCAGGACGCGCCGAGCTATCCGCCCTACAACATCGAGCGGACCGGCGAGACCACCTATCGGATCACCATGGCCGTCGCCGGCTTCCGCGAGGACGACCTGTCGCTCGAAGCCAAGGAAAACGTCCTGACGGTGAAGGGCGACCGGCCGGAAGACCGGGAAACCGGCGAGATCCTGCATCGCGGCATCGCCGCGCGCGCCTTCGAGCGCCGCTTCCAGCTCGCCGACTACGTCGAGGTCAAGGGGGCAAGCCTGGAGAACGGGCTCCTGCACATCGACCTCGCGCGGGAAATCCCCGAGGCGATGAAGCCGCGCCGGATCGAGATCAAGGCGAAAACCGACGGCACGCCGCAGATCGAAAGCACGGTCAACTGACCCTGGCCGGATCGGGGCCGTCGGCACGCCCGACGGCCCGTCAGGAAAAATGACCCGAGCGCCGCGACGGACCTCGCCGGGCCTTGACCTCGCCCGCAAGCGGCGTCCGACGTCCGACCACGCTCGATAGACCGAAACGCCCCGCGTCGCGTCCCCGTGCGATGCGGGGCGTCGTGCGTTTGCGCCCCGGTCGTCACAAGCGCCCTGTCAATGTCAGAGTGCGGCGAGAAATGCGTCGACCTCGTCCCCGGTCGTGCGGAAACTGGTCACCAGGCGCACGATCGCCTCGTCCGGCCCGCAGCCCTGCGTCGACCATTCGTGAAACAGCACGCCGTGGGCCTTGAGCGCGTCGATGCGCCCGCGCGACAACACCGGAAAGACCTCGTTCGCCTGCACCGGCCAGGCGATCCGGACCCCGGCCTCGGTCAGCCCCTGCGCCAGACGCTGCGCGGCTGCATTGGCATGGCGCGCCAGATCGAGCCAGTGGTCGTCGTCGAGATAGCCCTCGAACTGGGCGGAGACGAAGCGCGACTTGGAAAACACATGCCCGGCCCGCGCGCGATGGGTGGCGAGATCGCGCAAGGCCCCGTCGCTGAAGACGACGAGCGCCTCCGCGCACCAGCAGCCGTTCTTGGTGCCGCCGAAGGACAGCACGTCGATGCCCGCCTTCCAGGTGATGTCGGCCGGCGCGACATCGAGCGTCGCCAGCGCATTGGCGAAACGCGCGCCGTCCATGTGGCAGACGAGCCCGCGGGCCCGCGCCACGTCGGTGAGCGCGCGCACCTCGTCCACCGTGTAGAGCGTGCCGCATTCCGTGGCCTGGGTCAGGCTCAGCGCCGTCGGCGTTCCGAAGCGCCCGCCATCGGGGGTGCGGGCGAGCGCGGCCGACAGATCCTCGGGCCGCATCCGCCCGCCCTCTGCCGCGACCGGCACGATCTTCATGCCATGGGTGTAGAATTCCGCCGCGCCCCATTCATCGCAATGCAGATGCGCCACGTCGCTGGCGAAGATCAGTCCGCCGGGCCGCGCGCAGGCCGCCATGGCGAGCGCATTGGCCGCGGTTCCGGTCGCCGTGTAGAGCACGGTGACGTCGGTGTCGAAGAGATCGGCGAAGCGGGCGGACACCCGCTCCGTCACCGGGTCGGCGCCATAGGCCGGCGCGAAGCCGGCGTTGTGGCGGGCGAGCGCGTCCATGACCGCGTCCGACGCGCCGCTCCAGTTGTCGCTTGCGAACATCATGACGCGATCTAGGCGCGCCGCGCGCCCGGTGGCAAGCCCTTTCGCGGACCGCACGCCTGCCTCCATGGCGCGCCCCTCGCCACCGCCCACAAGCACGCCCCGACAGAAAATTACGGCAATCCGCCACCCGCGAGTCGATTGTGACAAATTGCCCGCGCCGGACGAAAGAACTAGATTATCCGCCGCGCGGAAGCGTCTTGCTCACCCGAGGGAAATCTGGCATGGTGCGCGCCGCTAGATAGGACAGGAATACTGTCCCATCTGGT
It encodes the following:
- a CDS encoding tetratricopeptide repeat protein, with translation MFVLLCLSAPALAQGGPPGVMPPDEGPPALDDLGESVLPEADGQEGARPAIAPEDDAASELDALFERLRTAEDPAEAKPVVADIQRRWMRSGSATVDLLMTRAGTAMQARDLGLALDLLDMVTRLAPDYPEGWNRRATVLYLKEDFGRALVDIERVLALEPRHWGAMSGLAIILRRVGRDEDAIATFHQILKIHPMSEHARKSLETLAAESAGSPT
- a CDS encoding alpha/beta hydrolase — translated: MTVVLLFLAFTGVVVAALAAYSQVLRARAEAQFPPVGEMRAVDGVRLHYVDHIPPGWQAGDPVLVFVHGASGNLRDPRMAFFDALSQRHRLIFVDRPGHGYSERGGGEAHSPARQADLILGLLRALDLRDAVAVGHSWGGSVVAQMGLKAPDLVRGLVFVAPATHPWPGGVNWYYDLAALPVIGPLFTHTLAPPVAALVAPAAISNVFLPEAAPENYDTRIALPLLFRPDSFLANARDVARLKPEVAKAAPRYGEIRQPAAVITGDKDTVVYPDIHSAGLVRDLPNAWRVDLEGAGHMPHHTRTGRVVREIEAVIAATRSRRPGPEAVGSTTSDDAPATGTQGARGG
- the pyk gene encoding pyruvate kinase, encoding MKRDRRVKILATLGPSSSDPSTIEKLFNAGADVFRINMSHADHARLNTLVSAIRDLELKVGRPIGILADLQGPKLRVGTFEDGAVELENGATFTLDSDETPGNARRVHLPHREILEALEPGHRLLLDDGKIRLRVVACDATHAETRVEVGGRLSNRKGVSVPDSEIPVGALTPKDRKDLDAALAANVDWIALSFIQRPDDLAEVRKITRGRAGILAKIEKPQAIERLGEIIDLSDALMIARGDLGVEMPLERVPGLQKQIVRACRRAGKPVVVATQMLESMIHSPVPTRAEVSDVATAVFEGADAVMLSAESAAGDFPVEAVETMNRIAGEVERDANHRAIIQAQRQEPEPTGADAIAAAARQIAETLNLAAVVCYTTSGATGLRAARERPAVPVIVISPVIATARRLALAWGLHCVVSDDARDENDMVNRACRISFEEEFARPGQRIITTAGVPFGTPGATNMLRIAFVGSDGRGGI
- a CDS encoding Hsp20 family protein, producing the protein MRHMDFSPLYRSTVGFDRLFSMLDAAQDAPSYPPYNIERTGETTYRITMAVAGFREDDLSLEAKENVLTVKGDRPEDRETGEILHRGIAARAFERRFQLADYVEVKGASLENGLLHIDLAREIPEAMKPRRIEIKAKTDGTPQIESTVN
- the ykgO gene encoding type B 50S ribosomal protein L36; its protein translation is MKIKNSLKALMGRHRDNRMVRRKGRVYIINKKAPRFKARQG
- a CDS encoding beta-eliminating lyase-related protein, producing the protein MMFASDNWSGASDAVMDALARHNAGFAPAYGADPVTERVSARFADLFDTDVTVLYTATGTAANALAMAACARPGGLIFASDVAHLHCDEWGAAEFYTHGMKIVPVAAEGGRMRPEDLSAALARTPDGGRFGTPTALSLTQATECGTLYTVDEVRALTDVARARGLVCHMDGARFANALATLDVAPADITWKAGIDVLSFGGTKNGCWCAEALVVFSDGALRDLATHRARAGHVFSKSRFVSAQFEGYLDDDHWLDLARHANAAAQRLAQGLTEAGVRIAWPVQANEVFPVLSRGRIDALKAHGVLFHEWSTQGCGPDEAIVRLVTSFRTTGDEVDAFLAAL
- a CDS encoding DUF1036 domain-containing protein, translated to MLLALAIVPSVGFSILSASPAQAELRLCNKTESQVGVAIGYRDSDEWVTEGWWNLPASSCETLVTGDLVSRYYYIYAVDYDQFGEWGGRAFMCTREKEFTIRGIEDCVARGFERTGFFEIDTGEQSSWTVQLTEPVQTGTGGR
- the cpdR gene encoding cell cycle two-component system response regulator CpdR — translated: MTRILLAEDDNDMRRFLAKALQNAGYDVVSFDNGKSAYERLREEPFSLLLTDIVMPEMDGIELARRATQLDPDLKVMFITGFAAVALNPDSQAPKDAKVLSKPFHLKDLVSEVERMLAA
- the hisN gene encoding histidinol-phosphatase; the protein is MSDNTDTAALLSFADRLADTAGAAILPHFRADLDVDNKLADGFDPVTVGDRAGEAAMRALIEAEAPDHGILGEEHGPARLDAEHVWVLDPIDGTRAFICGLPTWGTLIGLRRNGRPVLGVMDQPFVRERFYGDGARAWRTYDGRETALRTRACDRLEDAIFCTTHPRLFTGAQCPVYEEIEATVRTARFGTDCYGYCMLAAGHVDLVIEPGLQAYDIVALVPIVEGAGGVVTTWTGGAPDDGGDIIASGDPRLHDAMLTRLARIGT
- a CDS encoding alpha/beta hydrolase; translated protein: MDLFDHPDNPVPEGGVSAMVETVDRVRLRTARWMPTQGPLRGTVTLLQGRAEFIEKYFETIVDLRARGFAVVAFDWRGQGGSDRLLRNRRRGHVDDFADFVVDLETVLQRISLAKLPGPHTALAHSTGCLVLLLAARRLRTQIDRAVLAAPLLGLGEVGLPQRFVCPLAATLSAIGFGAAFVPGQAGKVHMPFENNPLTSDPLRFQRSETVMAACDRLEIGAPTVDWLAAACRAMRQVFDPRFGATMPLPVQIVAAGQDRIVSTRAAEAFARQTRSARYLEIPGARHELMMEDDLYRDQFLAAFDAFVDDSALDDGARTRGRAVG
- a CDS encoding N-formylglutamate amidohydrolase, whose product is MHVVSGFEETQAFEVLRPAEQRVPFVFNSPHSGRHYPETFLAASRLDRGAIRRSEDAFVDELFSHVVPTGSPLLRACFPRAYLDVNREPYELDPKMFEDRLPSYANSRSIRVAGGLGTIARVVGEAQEIYRGRLSVREALDRIETIYKPYHQTLRRLLAETHVSFGYAVLVDCHSMPSAVRSSDGGPRPDFILGDRYGTSCAGPLVDAAAEVLRGMGYRVSRNKPYAGGFITEHYGRPIKGLHALQLEINRGLYMDETRTERHAGFDALREDLRRFAETLVSLPDAELYPDALAAE